From Haloarcula hispanica ATCC 33960, the proteins below share one genomic window:
- the rpl3p gene encoding 50S ribosomal protein L3 has protein sequence MPQPSRPRKGSLGFGPRKRSTSETPRFNSWPSDDGQPGVQGFAGYKAGMTHVVLVNDEPNSPREGMEETVPVTVIETPPMRAVALRAYEDTPYGQRPLTEVWTDEFHSELDRTLDVPEDHDPDAAEEQIRDAHEAGDLGDLRLITHTVPDAVPSVPKKKPDVMETRVGGGSVSDRLDHALDIVEDGGEHAMNDIFRAGEYADVAGVTKGKGTQGPVKRWGVQKRKGKHARQGWRRRIGNLGPWNPSRVRSTVPQQGQTGYHQRTELNKRLIDIGEGDEPTVDGGFVNYGEVDGPYTLVKGSVPGPDKRLVRFRPAVRPNDQPRLDPEVRYVSNESNQG, from the coding sequence ATGCCACAACCAAGCAGACCACGCAAAGGCTCGCTGGGCTTCGGCCCGCGCAAGCGCTCGACGAGCGAGACGCCTCGCTTCAACAGCTGGCCGTCTGACGACGGGCAGCCGGGCGTCCAAGGGTTCGCCGGCTACAAGGCAGGCATGACACACGTCGTGCTCGTCAACGACGAACCCAACTCCCCCCGCGAGGGGATGGAGGAGACTGTCCCGGTGACAGTCATCGAGACGCCGCCGATGCGCGCCGTCGCCCTGCGAGCGTACGAAGACACGCCGTACGGTCAGCGTCCGCTGACGGAAGTCTGGACCGACGAGTTCCACTCGGAGCTCGACCGGACCCTGGACGTTCCGGAGGACCACGACCCGGACGCTGCTGAGGAACAGATACGCGACGCACACGAGGCCGGTGACCTCGGGGACCTGCGACTCATTACGCACACCGTCCCCGACGCCGTCCCGAGCGTCCCGAAGAAAAAGCCCGACGTGATGGAGACTCGCGTCGGCGGTGGGTCCGTTTCGGACCGCCTCGACCACGCCCTTGACATTGTCGAGGACGGTGGCGAACACGCCATGAACGACATCTTCCGCGCCGGCGAGTACGCCGACGTGGCCGGTGTCACGAAAGGCAAAGGGACGCAGGGTCCCGTCAAGCGGTGGGGCGTCCAGAAACGGAAAGGCAAGCACGCCCGCCAGGGATGGCGCCGACGGATCGGCAACCTCGGTCCGTGGAACCCGTCCCGCGTGCGCTCGACGGTCCCCCAGCAGGGGCAGACCGGCTACCATCAGCGCACCGAGCTCAACAAGCGCCTCATCGACATCGGCGAGGGCGACGAGCCCACCGTCGATGGCGGCTTCGTCAACTACGGCGAAGTCGATGGGCCGTACACGCTCGTGAAGGGCTCCGTGCCCGGTCCGGACAAGCGCCTGGTGCGCTTCCGGCCCGCGGTGCGTCCGAACGACCAGCCGCGCCTCGACCCCGAGGTGCGCTACGTCTCCAACGAATCGAACCAGGGATAA
- a CDS encoding putative RNA uridine N3 methyltransferase codes for MTTSVLVPSSLAREAEDRREATRKLGYVARAAAVYRVDRLTVYPDPDGAGKWEDGFVETVLRYAATPPHLRKEMWGKRDELEYVGVLPPLRVRSQTGSGSEGSGSLRQGIVTEVGADGRVRVNCGMQHPISLPVPADMDVEQGERVTVRVSSRRPVRAKLVDAPTTGFDVVAADLDAALSRDDAGLTIASSRYGEPVTSTRLGQLAERRDAEGGMTVAFGAPERGLPSILDVAPDAVGGDQTSDEPEGFDLWLNTVPNQGSEVVRTEEALFASLTCLTLTE; via the coding sequence ATGACGACCAGCGTACTCGTGCCGTCTTCCCTCGCACGGGAAGCCGAAGACAGACGCGAGGCAACTCGCAAGCTCGGTTACGTGGCCCGCGCGGCCGCGGTCTACCGGGTTGATCGGCTGACAGTGTACCCCGACCCTGACGGGGCGGGCAAGTGGGAAGACGGGTTCGTCGAAACCGTGCTGCGGTACGCCGCGACGCCCCCGCACCTCCGAAAGGAGATGTGGGGTAAGCGGGACGAACTGGAGTACGTCGGCGTCCTGCCGCCGCTCCGCGTGCGTTCACAGACCGGCTCCGGATCTGAGGGTTCGGGGTCGTTAAGACAGGGAATCGTGACCGAGGTCGGAGCTGATGGGCGCGTCCGGGTCAATTGCGGCATGCAACACCCGATCTCTCTTCCCGTCCCAGCGGATATGGACGTGGAACAGGGGGAGCGCGTGACCGTCAGGGTCTCTTCGCGACGGCCGGTCCGGGCGAAACTCGTCGACGCCCCCACAACGGGATTCGACGTTGTCGCCGCGGACCTCGATGCGGCACTCTCGCGCGACGATGCCGGGCTCACTATCGCGTCCTCGCGATACGGCGAGCCGGTAACGTCGACCCGTCTCGGCCAGTTGGCCGAGCGGCGCGACGCCGAGGGCGGCATGACCGTCGCCTTCGGGGCACCCGAGCGCGGGTTACCGTCGATACTCGACGTTGCCCCGGACGCCGTCGGGGGAGACCAGACGAGCGACGAACCAGAAGGGTTCGACCTCTGGCTGAATACGGTTCCGAACCAGGGCAGTGAGGTCGTGCGAACGGAAGAAGCTCTGTTCGCCTCCCTCACCTGTCTAACCCTCACGGAGTAA
- a CDS encoding HVO_2922 family protein, with the protein MTDETVHESQETRSRRGIASYFRRLANRLSRGEPAPADEEQTVTVTPPAESEFEVEVEQEDGTVSLEIDMQWDEDEGEVATDMAASKATFEVYEDNAEQYRWRLVHDNGNIIADSGEGYASKQKAEQGLESVKSNAPGAYVVDESKDDDGVVEEGGSKATFELFKDSEGKARWRLRHDNGEIIADCGQGYASKQKAKQGLQSVKTNARGAPVEEGE; encoded by the coding sequence ATGACAGACGAGACGGTCCACGAGTCACAGGAAACGCGGAGCCGAAGAGGAATTGCGTCGTACTTCCGACGGCTGGCGAACAGGCTCAGCCGCGGTGAGCCGGCCCCGGCAGATGAGGAACAGACTGTGACGGTCACGCCGCCGGCCGAATCCGAGTTCGAGGTTGAGGTCGAGCAGGAAGACGGCACTGTCTCACTTGAAATCGATATGCAGTGGGACGAAGACGAGGGGGAGGTAGCGACTGACATGGCTGCGAGCAAGGCGACCTTCGAGGTGTACGAGGACAATGCCGAGCAGTACCGCTGGCGGCTCGTCCACGACAACGGAAACATCATCGCCGACAGCGGGGAAGGCTACGCCTCCAAGCAGAAGGCCGAACAGGGGCTCGAAAGCGTCAAATCCAACGCACCCGGCGCGTACGTCGTCGACGAGTCCAAAGACGACGACGGTGTTGTCGAAGAGGGGGGCAGCAAAGCGACGTTCGAACTCTTCAAAGACAGCGAGGGCAAGGCGCGCTGGCGGCTCCGCCACGACAACGGGGAGATAATCGCGGACTGCGGGCAGGGCTATGCCTCCAAGCAGAAGGCGAAGCAGGGCCTCCAGAGCGTGAAGACGAACGCTCGCGGGGCTCCGGTCGAGGAAGGCGAGTAA
- a CDS encoding MTH1187 family thiamine-binding protein, whose product MTCIGFLSVAPVIEGSMSSYVADAVAALEAFDVEYETTPMGTIIEAEDSEELFAATHAAHEAVGEQSDRVSTFLKIDDKRTVDQQARDKVDAVEEHLGRAARSDAAEGGD is encoded by the coding sequence ATGACCTGCATAGGGTTTCTCTCGGTCGCACCGGTCATCGAAGGGAGCATGTCTTCCTACGTCGCCGACGCCGTCGCGGCGCTGGAAGCGTTCGACGTCGAATACGAGACGACGCCGATGGGGACCATCATCGAAGCGGAGGACAGCGAGGAGCTGTTCGCGGCCACCCACGCGGCTCACGAGGCCGTCGGCGAGCAGAGCGACCGCGTGAGCACGTTCCTGAAGATCGACGACAAGCGGACCGTCGACCAGCAGGCGCGGGACAAGGTCGACGCCGTTGAGGAGCATCTGGGTCGGGCAGCCAGAAGCGACGCGGCCGAAGGCGGAGATTAA
- the mch gene encoding methenyltetrahydromethanopterin cyclohydrolase, giving the protein MDSLNRMATELVDEAIDFADELTIDVHALEGDAAVLDFGVEVPGAVEAGMLLAEIQTAGLATVQSTMATVDGAPLNHVELSTDHPALALLCSQKGGWELTVDDFQALGSGPARALVAEEEAFQRIGYREDADFAVLALETDELPDEDVASQVAERTGVPETGVFLPSFATASVTGSVVAAARAAELAVFRLAELGFDPVSVLSASGRAPVAPVAGDEATAMARTTDALAYGSEVHLTVDESFDRFDQVPSVAAEEYGEPLEGVFEDVGWDFAELPVELFGPAAVTIDVVGGDTHVVGGTSEGVLAESFGL; this is encoded by the coding sequence ATGGATAGTCTCAATCGGATGGCCACGGAACTCGTTGACGAGGCCATCGACTTCGCCGACGAACTCACGATAGACGTACACGCGCTGGAGGGCGACGCCGCGGTGCTGGACTTCGGCGTCGAGGTCCCCGGCGCTGTCGAAGCCGGCATGCTACTCGCGGAAATCCAGACGGCCGGGCTGGCGACGGTCCAGTCCACGATGGCCACCGTCGACGGTGCGCCGCTGAACCACGTCGAACTGTCGACGGACCACCCGGCGCTGGCCCTGCTGTGCTCGCAGAAGGGCGGCTGGGAACTGACTGTCGACGACTTTCAGGCACTCGGGAGCGGTCCCGCACGCGCGCTCGTCGCTGAGGAGGAGGCCTTCCAGCGCATCGGCTACCGCGAGGACGCCGACTTCGCCGTGCTGGCCCTGGAAACCGACGAACTGCCGGACGAGGACGTTGCGAGCCAGGTCGCCGAGCGCACCGGCGTCCCCGAGACGGGCGTGTTCCTGCCGTCGTTCGCAACCGCGAGTGTCACCGGGAGCGTCGTCGCCGCGGCCCGGGCCGCCGAACTGGCCGTCTTCCGGCTGGCCGAACTCGGCTTCGACCCGGTGTCGGTGCTGTCGGCCAGCGGCCGCGCGCCGGTCGCGCCGGTCGCCGGCGACGAAGCGACCGCGATGGCCCGGACCACGGACGCGCTCGCCTACGGCAGCGAGGTCCACCTCACTGTCGACGAGTCCTTCGACCGCTTCGACCAGGTGCCTTCCGTCGCAGCCGAAGAATACGGCGAGCCGCTGGAAGGCGTCTTCGAGGACGTCGGCTGGGACTTCGCGGAGCTCCCCGTCGAACTGTTCGGCCCCGCGGCGGTCACCATCGACGTGGTCGGCGGCGACACGCACGTCGTCGGTGGGACGAGCGAGGGCGTCTTGGCCGAGAGCTTCGGCCTGTAA
- a CDS encoding GTPBP1 family GTP-binding protein, translating to MSPDRAVLRRALDRGEREGGSVEFKERLTEDLHLSEGRLESLAAQLRHRVLSGDGEATYVVGVTDDGGLAGISPAEFSESMDVLSLLAEEAGAHIEEVKTWGVDGVSENGPTASDGIVGVATVSEGSVLADDDHIVVGTAGHVDHGKSTLVGSLVTGDADDGEGGTRGFLDVQPHEVDRGLSADLSYGVYGFDEDGEPIRMDNPHRKDDRARVVEASDRLVSFVDTVGHEPWLRTTIRGLVGQKLDYGLLTVAADDGVTETTREHLGILLATDLPTIVAITKTDLVDEERVAEVERDVEQALREVDKTPLRVERHGVDTAIDEISETVVPVVTTSAVTKEGLDDLDEMFEALPKTAGEVGDFRMYVDRTYNVQGVGAVASGTIKSGEVEAGDELLLGPMQDGSFREVEVRSIEMHYHRVDEAKAGRIVGIALKGVREQDIERGMVLLPADADPSPVREFEAEVMVLNHPTRIGDGYEPVVHLETVSEAAAFYPEGGQLLPGDAGKARVRFKFRSYLVEEGQKFVFREGSSKGVGTVTDIDPAE from the coding sequence ATGAGCCCCGACCGGGCTGTCCTCCGGCGCGCGCTTGACCGCGGTGAACGGGAGGGCGGCAGCGTCGAGTTCAAAGAACGGCTCACCGAAGATCTCCACCTGTCAGAGGGGCGACTCGAATCCCTCGCAGCGCAACTCCGCCACCGCGTTCTCTCCGGGGATGGGGAGGCGACGTACGTCGTCGGCGTCACCGACGACGGCGGTCTGGCCGGCATCTCACCGGCGGAGTTCTCTGAGTCGATGGACGTACTCAGCCTGCTGGCAGAGGAAGCCGGTGCACACATTGAAGAGGTGAAAACGTGGGGCGTCGACGGCGTCTCGGAGAACGGGCCGACAGCCTCCGATGGCATCGTCGGTGTCGCGACCGTCTCGGAGGGATCGGTCCTCGCGGACGACGACCACATCGTCGTCGGAACCGCCGGCCACGTCGACCACGGCAAATCCACGCTCGTGGGGTCGCTGGTCACTGGTGACGCAGACGACGGGGAAGGCGGGACACGCGGCTTCCTCGACGTGCAACCACACGAAGTCGACCGAGGTCTCTCGGCGGACCTCTCCTACGGCGTCTACGGCTTCGATGAGGACGGTGAGCCGATCCGCATGGACAATCCGCACCGGAAGGACGATCGAGCGCGGGTCGTCGAAGCATCAGACCGGCTCGTTTCCTTCGTCGACACTGTGGGCCACGAGCCGTGGCTCCGGACGACGATCCGCGGCCTCGTCGGGCAGAAACTCGACTACGGCCTCCTGACCGTCGCGGCCGACGACGGGGTGACCGAGACGACGCGGGAGCACCTCGGGATCCTGCTGGCGACGGATCTCCCGACGATTGTCGCCATCACCAAGACCGATCTGGTGGACGAGGAACGGGTCGCAGAAGTCGAACGGGACGTCGAACAGGCACTGCGGGAGGTCGACAAGACGCCACTTCGGGTCGAGCGCCACGGCGTCGACACGGCCATCGACGAAATCTCCGAGACCGTCGTCCCCGTCGTCACCACAAGCGCCGTCACGAAGGAGGGGCTGGACGACTTAGACGAGATGTTCGAGGCCCTGCCAAAGACCGCCGGGGAGGTGGGCGACTTCCGCATGTACGTCGACCGGACGTACAACGTCCAGGGAGTCGGCGCGGTCGCCTCGGGCACCATCAAATCCGGCGAGGTCGAAGCTGGCGACGAACTGCTACTCGGCCCGATGCAGGACGGGAGCTTCCGCGAGGTTGAGGTCCGGTCCATCGAGATGCACTACCACCGGGTCGACGAGGCAAAGGCCGGTCGCATCGTTGGTATCGCACTGAAAGGCGTCCGCGAGCAGGACATCGAGCGCGGGATGGTCCTGCTCCCGGCCGACGCCGACCCCTCGCCCGTCCGGGAATTCGAGGCCGAGGTGATGGTGCTGAACCATCCGACCCGCATCGGCGACGGCTACGAACCCGTCGTCCACCTCGAAACGGTCAGCGAGGCCGCGGCCTTCTATCCAGAGGGCGGGCAGTTGCTCCCGGGCGACGCGGGCAAGGCCCGGGTTCGGTTCAAGTTCCGTTCCTACCTCGTCGAGGAAGGCCAGAAGTTCGTCTTCCGCGAGGGGAGTTCGAAGGGCGTCGGGACCGTCACCGACATCGACCCGGCGGAGTAG
- a CDS encoding phosphoglycolate phosphatase: MDNDTPPLIVDIDGTLTDESRAIDPRVMPVLREWPARVVIATGKAMPFPIALCEFLGIERTVVAENGGVVFVEATDELRLEGDHEAALAVGEAYRDLGHDLGFGQVDLANRWRETELVVSLDQPLEPLEDLAAARGLVVLDTGFAYHVTDPVVDKGTGLEAVCAELDLAPETFLAVGDSVNDAQMFDLAGEAVAVANADETALERADRVTDGTYGDGFLEAVAPYRE, translated from the coding sequence ATGGACAACGACACGCCGCCGCTCATCGTCGACATCGACGGAACGTTGACTGACGAAAGCCGAGCGATTGACCCCCGCGTCATGCCGGTCCTTCGCGAGTGGCCCGCACGCGTCGTCATCGCGACCGGAAAAGCGATGCCGTTTCCAATTGCGCTCTGTGAGTTTCTCGGCATCGAACGGACGGTCGTCGCCGAGAACGGCGGCGTGGTGTTCGTCGAAGCTACCGACGAGCTCAGGCTCGAAGGCGACCACGAGGCGGCGCTCGCGGTCGGCGAGGCCTATCGCGACCTGGGCCATGACCTGGGATTCGGACAGGTCGACTTGGCAAACCGATGGCGCGAGACGGAACTCGTCGTGTCGCTCGACCAGCCGCTCGAACCGCTGGAGGACCTGGCCGCGGCACGCGGGCTCGTCGTCCTCGACACCGGCTTCGCGTACCACGTTACAGACCCGGTCGTCGACAAGGGGACGGGCCTCGAAGCGGTGTGTGCTGAACTGGACCTCGCTCCGGAGACGTTCCTCGCCGTCGGCGACTCAGTGAACGACGCCCAGATGTTCGACCTGGCTGGAGAGGCCGTGGCCGTCGCCAATGCCGACGAGACAGCGCTCGAACGCGCCGACCGGGTTACCGACGGGACCTACGGCGACGGCTTTCTCGAAGCGGTCGCGCCGTACCGGGAGTGA
- a CDS encoding J domain-containing protein — protein MQYDGLTKGIAVVFGGLTVVLTAVGLVINPAVLFLALMFGVSTYFMYYHLSGKMAASLYERVERQAAQNTGNARRGGFGAGPREEWEPPRDGRRARRSRASQGGQRRRQGRQRQRRQAAGGRQRRQRVQSSGPSPAEAYQRLGIEPDADQGTIKRAYREKVKEVHPDTDSGSEREFKQVQAAYETLTDD, from the coding sequence GTGCAGTACGACGGGCTCACCAAGGGAATCGCAGTGGTGTTTGGAGGCCTGACAGTCGTCCTGACAGCGGTGGGCCTCGTGATCAATCCCGCGGTACTCTTCCTGGCGCTCATGTTCGGCGTGTCGACGTATTTCATGTACTACCACCTCAGTGGGAAGATGGCCGCGAGCCTCTACGAACGGGTCGAGCGACAGGCGGCACAGAACACGGGGAACGCCCGTCGCGGTGGGTTCGGTGCCGGCCCACGGGAGGAGTGGGAACCACCGCGAGACGGCCGCCGAGCGCGCCGCTCGCGAGCGTCGCAGGGTGGCCAGCGTCGTCGCCAGGGACGGCAGCGACAGCGTCGCCAGGCAGCGGGCGGCCGGCAGCGCCGACAGCGGGTTCAGTCGTCGGGACCGAGTCCGGCGGAGGCCTACCAGCGGCTCGGCATCGAGCCGGACGCCGATCAGGGGACGATCAAGCGGGCTTACCGGGAGAAAGTCAAGGAGGTCCACCCCGACACTGACAGCGGGAGCGAAAGGGAATTCAAGCAGGTGCAAGCGGCCTACGAAACGCTGACTGACGACTGA
- a CDS encoding adenosylcobalamin-dependent ribonucleoside-diphosphate reductase: MSNSDLSADEITLPIKRTDGDTIEERLTGNAYHNILPARYLRKDANGDLIEEPEDLFDRVAKNIALAEAVFEANKQDVDVHVSPDQLKPDHPRRDELADEVFGKGTSVDDDVETELSVYNVNKFAYETVVPELPEGVRDHVESTADAFQEQMEQLSFMPNSPTLMNAGDELQQLSACFVDSPADDIDDIHQTAKEAAQVFQSGGGMGYAFWKLRPYGDPVGSTGGIASGPITFMRTYDQMCETIAQGGARRGAQMGVMRVSHPDVIQFIHAKNKDVSLAETLRLNDPDDFTHNSFAEALEEARELIDDDGKVPKHLRNAVEGHLSNFNISVGVTDDFMEALKAGEEFTFTNPRTGEAHIATEETKELYDMFGLGEHVEVGEELSIPAEELWDDIVEGAHENGEPGVIYLERVNKQHSFDVEEHPDHEILATNPCGEQPLEEYEACNLGHINLSTLAATDAPDWRVWSEAHADEYDSTEAAIDAFLEDAIDWDEFDRRIELGTRFLENVVTMSDFPVEKIEQKVREMRKIGLGIMGLAQLYIQLGVAYGTEEANEIARQTMRHINHGSKAASHELATERGTFEEWDNSKYANPTDYPEWFEKQTGEDAEDWADGYPIRNHNTTTIAPTGTTSMIGNTTGGCEPIYNVAYYKNVSDDVQGDEMLVEFDDYFLRALEDNDIDVEAVKQEAQEQMANNEFDGVDGLTTVPDAIGELFVTTGDLSAKQHAGIQVACQEGVDSAISKTVNAPNDSTTEDAAEVFEYIYDHGGKGVTYYRDGTRSKQVLTTRAQNTEFSDMDADEIVAQIEEVFGGIEGFLEDEAVQAAIDDSIQQVLGVADGDAEYAEKQTRPDVLHGVTQRIDTGYGKLYVNINEDPETDRPFELFANIGNSGGFTASFTEALAKTISTALRSGVDPEEIADELQGIRSPKVAWDKGEQIQSIPDAIGTALRRYLDGDVDKAYPDQTTLEETAEKADGETATQTQTDGGAAAAASDAGGDQQDIIDAGESPECPDCGSLSLYYSEGCKTCESCGWSEC, translated from the coding sequence ATGAGTAACAGCGACCTTTCCGCCGACGAGATCACGCTCCCGATCAAACGTACCGACGGTGACACTATCGAAGAGCGACTCACAGGCAACGCCTACCACAACATCCTCCCGGCTCGCTACCTCCGGAAGGACGCCAACGGCGACCTCATCGAGGAACCCGAAGACCTCTTCGACCGTGTCGCAAAGAACATCGCGCTCGCCGAGGCCGTGTTCGAGGCCAACAAGCAGGACGTCGACGTACACGTCTCGCCGGACCAGCTGAAGCCCGACCACCCGCGCCGCGACGAACTCGCCGACGAAGTGTTCGGCAAGGGAACGTCCGTCGACGACGACGTCGAGACCGAGCTCTCTGTCTACAACGTCAACAAATTCGCCTACGAGACGGTCGTCCCGGAACTGCCCGAGGGTGTCCGCGACCACGTCGAATCGACCGCCGACGCATTCCAGGAGCAGATGGAGCAGCTCTCCTTCATGCCGAACTCGCCGACGCTGATGAACGCCGGCGACGAACTCCAGCAGCTCTCCGCCTGTTTCGTCGACTCACCGGCTGACGACATCGACGACATCCACCAGACCGCCAAGGAGGCCGCACAGGTCTTCCAGTCCGGCGGTGGCATGGGCTATGCGTTCTGGAAGCTCCGCCCGTACGGCGACCCCGTCGGCTCGACCGGCGGCATCGCCTCCGGTCCCATCACGTTCATGCGGACCTACGACCAGATGTGCGAGACCATCGCCCAAGGTGGCGCCCGCCGCGGTGCCCAGATGGGCGTCATGCGCGTCTCCCACCCGGACGTCATCCAGTTCATCCACGCCAAGAACAAGGACGTCTCGCTCGCCGAGACGCTGCGCCTGAACGACCCGGACGACTTCACGCACAACTCCTTCGCCGAGGCGCTGGAGGAGGCTCGCGAACTCATCGACGACGACGGAAAGGTGCCAAAGCACCTCCGCAACGCCGTCGAGGGCCACCTCTCGAACTTCAACATCTCCGTCGGCGTCACCGACGACTTCATGGAGGCGCTGAAGGCCGGTGAGGAGTTCACCTTCACCAACCCGCGGACGGGCGAGGCCCACATCGCCACCGAGGAGACGAAGGAACTGTACGACATGTTCGGTCTCGGCGAACACGTCGAGGTCGGTGAGGAACTCTCGATTCCGGCCGAGGAACTCTGGGACGACATCGTCGAGGGCGCTCACGAGAACGGCGAGCCCGGCGTCATCTACCTCGAACGGGTGAACAAGCAGCACTCCTTCGACGTGGAGGAGCACCCCGACCACGAGATTCTCGCCACGAACCCGTGTGGCGAACAGCCCCTCGAAGAGTACGAGGCCTGTAACCTCGGGCACATCAACCTCTCGACGCTGGCCGCCACGGACGCGCCGGACTGGCGCGTCTGGTCGGAGGCCCACGCCGACGAGTACGACTCGACGGAAGCCGCCATCGACGCGTTCCTCGAGGACGCCATCGACTGGGACGAGTTCGACCGACGCATCGAACTGGGCACCCGCTTCCTCGAAAACGTCGTCACGATGTCGGACTTCCCGGTCGAGAAAATCGAGCAGAAAGTCCGGGAGATGCGCAAGATCGGCCTCGGTATCATGGGCCTCGCCCAGCTGTACATCCAGCTCGGCGTCGCCTACGGGACCGAGGAGGCCAACGAAATCGCCCGCCAGACGATGCGCCACATCAACCACGGGTCCAAGGCTGCGAGCCACGAGCTTGCGACCGAGCGCGGCACCTTCGAGGAGTGGGACAACTCCAAGTACGCGAACCCGACGGACTACCCCGAGTGGTTCGAGAAGCAGACCGGCGAGGACGCCGAGGACTGGGCGGACGGCTACCCGATCCGCAACCACAATACCACGACCATCGCCCCGACCGGGACGACTTCGATGATCGGCAACACCACCGGCGGGTGCGAGCCCATCTACAACGTCGCCTACTACAAGAACGTCTCCGACGACGTACAGGGCGACGAGATGCTCGTGGAGTTCGACGACTACTTCCTCCGCGCGCTGGAGGACAACGACATCGACGTCGAGGCCGTCAAACAGGAGGCTCAGGAGCAGATGGCCAACAACGAGTTCGACGGCGTCGACGGGCTGACGACCGTGCCCGACGCTATCGGCGAGCTGTTCGTCACCACCGGCGACCTCTCGGCGAAGCAGCACGCGGGTATTCAGGTGGCCTGTCAGGAGGGCGTCGACTCCGCCATCTCGAAGACGGTCAACGCCCCGAACGACTCCACGACCGAGGACGCCGCCGAAGTCTTCGAGTACATCTACGACCACGGCGGCAAGGGCGTCACCTACTACCGCGACGGCACCCGCAGCAAACAGGTGCTGACCACGCGTGCCCAGAACACCGAGTTCTCGGACATGGACGCCGACGAAATCGTCGCCCAGATCGAGGAGGTCTTCGGTGGCATCGAAGGCTTCCTCGAGGACGAGGCCGTGCAGGCTGCCATCGACGACTCCATCCAGCAGGTGCTGGGTGTCGCCGACGGGGACGCCGAGTACGCCGAAAAGCAGACCCGGCCGGACGTGCTCCACGGCGTGACCCAGCGTATCGACACCGGCTACGGGAAGCTCTACGTCAACATCAACGAGGACCCCGAAACCGACCGGCCGTTCGAGCTGTTCGCCAACATCGGCAACTCCGGCGGCTTCACTGCCTCCTTCACCGAGGCGTTGGCCAAGACCATCTCGACGGCGCTGCGCTCGGGCGTCGACCCCGAAGAGATCGCCGACGAACTGCAGGGCATCCGGTCGCCGAAGGTCGCCTGGGACAAGGGCGAGCAGATCCAGTCCATCCCGGACGCCATCGGCACGGCCCTGCGTCGCTACCTCGACGGCGACGTCGACAAGGCCTACCCCGACCAGACCACGCTGGAGGAGACTGCCGAGAAGGCCGACGGCGAGACCGCCACGCAGACCCAGACTGACGGCGGTGCGGCCGCCGCCGCATCTGACGCAGGTGGCGACCAGCAGGACATCATCGACGCCGGCGAGAGCCCGGAGTGTCCTGACTGTGGCTCGCTGTCGCTGTACTACTCGGAAGGCTGCAAGACCTGCGAGTCCTGTGGCTGGTCCGAGTGCTGA
- a CDS encoding DUF7526 family protein: MDETIAGEVIHVVEPAEHEDYDFEPKMASLADSRYVIVCRKGGKPSWLERIAAFLRRQPIEPVTLVADSAAEEGAEITAAVEETTITGVYDVTEFR; this comes from the coding sequence ATGGACGAGACGATTGCGGGCGAGGTCATTCACGTCGTGGAGCCGGCCGAGCACGAGGATTACGACTTCGAGCCCAAGATGGCGTCGCTCGCGGACTCACGCTACGTCATCGTCTGTCGCAAGGGCGGGAAGCCATCGTGGCTCGAACGGATCGCGGCCTTTCTCCGCCGCCAGCCTATCGAGCCGGTGACGCTCGTCGCGGACTCGGCGGCCGAGGAGGGCGCGGAAATCACGGCGGCTGTCGAGGAAACGACGATTACCGGTGTGTACGACGTCACGGAATTCCGGTAG